The following coding sequences are from one Microbacterium sp. SSM24 window:
- the coaD gene encoding pantetheine-phosphate adenylyltransferase, whose product MNSRIAVVPGSFDPPTLGHLDVIRRAASLYDQLHVLVVHNPGKEAMLPIAQRLTLLEQSIAESDIDGDVVVASWSMGLLVDYAVDVDAGVLVKGIRSQVDVAYETPMAIVNRHLAHVETVFLLPDPAHALVSSSLVRQVASLGGDVSPFVPAAVARFLDTGSRDI is encoded by the coding sequence ATGAACAGCCGGATCGCCGTCGTCCCCGGGTCGTTCGACCCGCCGACCCTCGGTCATCTCGACGTCATCCGCCGCGCGGCGTCGCTCTACGACCAGTTGCACGTGCTCGTGGTGCACAACCCCGGCAAGGAGGCGATGCTCCCGATCGCACAGCGGCTGACGCTGCTGGAGCAGTCGATCGCGGAGAGCGACATCGACGGCGATGTGGTCGTCGCGTCCTGGAGCATGGGCCTGCTCGTCGACTACGCCGTCGACGTCGATGCCGGCGTTCTCGTGAAGGGCATCCGGTCGCAGGTCGACGTCGCCTACGAGACCCCGATGGCGATCGTCAATCGGCACCTCGCGCATGTCGAGACGGTCTTCCTCCTGCCCGACCCCGCGCACGCGCTCGTCTCGAGCTCGCTGGTGCGTCAGGTGGCCTCGCTGGGCGGAGACGTGTCGCCGTTCGTCCCGGCCGCGGTGGCGCGCTTCCTCGACACCGGGTCGCGCGACATCTGA
- a CDS encoding GNAT family N-acetyltransferase: protein MTDIAQSATLVIRPVVVPASVDAPDAGTFLEMVRIANAVCLADAGHDYLREEAGEMLGFWQDQTDWTQLGFAVERDGVILGVVKMMISTEDDVSTIEFDLMVDPPRWGEGAEQLLLAEVEREARERGIATIQTWTLHRPGTPGRRLSPPTGWGEIPAEDRQTVFQLDNGFSLEQVERNSVFDLTGRFDVVERMLAEAVAAAGDDYRIVTWSSPTPPEYRDGYAHVLSRMSTDAPSGGMVIDEQHWDADRVARRDARQQAQGLTVSVAAVEHIPTGKIAAYNELVIAEDRHGATQQYGTLVVKEHRGHRLGTIVKCANLLHWRELVPESPRVSTFNAEENRHMLDINETIGFVPASYAGAWKKVLDV from the coding sequence ATGACCGATATCGCGCAGAGCGCGACGCTCGTCATCCGCCCCGTCGTCGTCCCGGCATCCGTGGACGCTCCCGACGCGGGCACGTTCCTCGAGATGGTGCGGATCGCGAATGCCGTGTGCCTCGCCGACGCGGGGCATGACTACCTCCGCGAGGAGGCCGGGGAGATGCTCGGGTTCTGGCAGGACCAGACCGATTGGACCCAGCTCGGCTTTGCTGTGGAGCGCGACGGCGTCATCCTCGGCGTCGTCAAGATGATGATCTCGACGGAGGATGACGTCTCGACGATCGAGTTCGACCTCATGGTGGACCCGCCGAGGTGGGGCGAGGGCGCGGAGCAGCTGCTCCTCGCCGAGGTCGAGCGCGAGGCGCGCGAGCGCGGCATCGCGACGATCCAGACCTGGACGCTGCACCGACCGGGCACGCCGGGTCGACGCCTTTCGCCGCCGACGGGCTGGGGCGAGATCCCCGCCGAGGACCGGCAGACGGTGTTCCAGCTCGACAACGGCTTTTCACTGGAGCAGGTCGAGCGCAACAGCGTCTTCGACCTCACCGGCCGCTTCGACGTCGTGGAGCGGATGCTGGCGGAAGCCGTCGCCGCGGCCGGCGACGACTACCGGATCGTGACCTGGAGCTCCCCGACCCCGCCGGAGTACCGCGACGGCTACGCGCATGTGCTGTCGCGCATGTCGACGGATGCGCCCTCCGGCGGCATGGTCATCGACGAGCAGCATTGGGATGCCGACCGCGTCGCCCGGCGGGACGCCCGCCAGCAGGCCCAGGGTCTCACCGTCTCGGTCGCCGCGGTCGAGCACATCCCGACCGGGAAGATCGCCGCGTACAACGAGCTCGTGATCGCCGAGGACCGGCACGGCGCGACGCAGCAGTACGGCACCCTCGTCGTGAAGGAGCACCGCGGTCACCGCCTCGGCACGATCGTGAAGTGCGCGAACCTGCTGCACTGGCGCGAACTCGTACCCGAGTCGCCCCGGGTGTCCACCTTCAACGCGGAGGAGAACCGGCACATGCTCGACATCAACGAGACGATCGGCTTCGTGCCCGCCTCCTACGCGGGTGCCTGGAAGAAGGTGCTGGACGTCTGA
- the rnc gene encoding ribonuclease III produces the protein MTDVIAERLALAQLTQKLGVDIDPELLSLALTHRSWAYENGQVPHNERLEFLGDSVLGQAVTVRLFTGHPELEEGALAKRRASVVSTVALAEIARGIGLGVHLRLGRGEDLTGGRDKDSILADTMEAVIGATYLSAGPDAATGLVLRLVEPLLADPERYGAAMDPKTSLQELAARTGVHPPAYSVTSTGPDHDRRFTATVAVGDVTAQGIGSSKKAAEMSAALSAWQELSGRA, from the coding sequence GTGACCGACGTCATCGCTGAGCGCCTCGCGCTCGCACAACTCACGCAGAAGCTCGGGGTCGACATCGACCCCGAGCTTCTGTCGCTCGCGCTCACGCACCGCTCCTGGGCGTACGAGAACGGCCAGGTTCCGCACAATGAGCGCCTCGAGTTCCTCGGCGACTCCGTGCTCGGACAGGCCGTGACCGTTCGCCTGTTCACGGGGCATCCTGAACTCGAAGAAGGCGCGCTGGCCAAACGCCGCGCTAGCGTGGTGTCGACCGTCGCTCTCGCCGAGATCGCCCGTGGCATCGGGCTCGGCGTCCACCTGCGACTGGGTCGTGGTGAGGATCTCACCGGCGGGCGCGACAAGGACTCGATCCTTGCCGACACGATGGAGGCCGTCATCGGCGCGACCTACCTGTCGGCGGGCCCGGATGCCGCGACCGGCCTGGTCCTGCGGCTCGTCGAACCGCTGCTCGCCGACCCCGAGCGCTACGGCGCCGCGATGGATCCGAAGACGAGCCTGCAGGAGCTCGCCGCGCGAACCGGCGTGCACCCGCCGGCCTACTCGGTCACCTCCACGGGCCCCGATCACGATCGCCGGTTCACCGCCACCGTCGCGGTGGGCGACGTGACGGCGCAGGGCATCGGGTCCAGCAAGAAGGCGGCCGAGATGTCCGCCGCCCTGAGCGCGTGGCAGGAGCTCAGCGGGCGTGCCTGA
- the smc gene encoding chromosome segregation protein SMC, with protein MHLKSVTLKGFKSFAQPTTFALEPGVTCIVGPNGSGKSNVVDALAWVMGEQGAKTLRGGKMEDVIFAGTATRGPLGRAEVQLTIDNSDGALPIEYTEVTISRTLFRNGASEYAINGEVCRLLDVQELLSDSGLGREMHVIVGQGRLDSVLQASPEDRRGFIEEAAGILKHRRRKEKTLRKLDAMEANLTRLSDLAGELRRQLKPLGRQAEIAREAATIAAVVRDAKARLFADEIVGLRTELASHAQSEQERLSERLVLQDQLESARARIELLEAEQRSEAVDQARRVTFGLERVQERVRGLYALAGQRLALLGEAEDDERIELTTVSQAMIDEARTEIQEIGDGLGGAQDAAAEASRDVMRARAELDALDTDIAAQSALVSEHDMRLTALRGSAEAAASALAAVRAAVDRQQRALDAAMARRAEAEETLAGVDPDLVPEGSAAEYATAYERAQRDATDAETQVGALRERLHAAEREVEALTAQTSALGRALDGKNAAAEIVARGAAGVRGLLGDSVKITAGYEAAIAAALGPLVEGVLVGSRDDAAATARLVSDGDLGTIDIAIADTGTARPAFPAIAGVVPAREVVSAPEGVLGILAFVVIADDLDAALAAGPAIAAAAVGGPVTVVTRSGEVVTEYTIRAGSGQGRSRLELAAERDAAADRRDEITVVADSLRAALADATGALDSARQRTKSALTTLREHDAALAAHTEQVNRATVRHEAAVAECDRLAAGLAQAEAAVAEAESSARSADDQLTAALEAPRPILDASAREGMLAALEGARDAEMRARLDVETLKERIRAGEARVIALERQREREREAAAEAARRAVVRRTQREIAAGVAAQLPAVLDSVERSLAQARLELAHAESERSALTTELAELRRQEAAARERLAGLTESVHSLELQIHEKRLHVSGILERVLSELGLEEDILVSEYGPDQPVPVDLIPSDSLADADDADDADEADNGEGAASVPFDRAQQRRRLQEAERKLTQLGRVNPLALEEFAALEQRHKFLTEQLGDLTQTRKDLITIIEELDERMQTIFLAAFEDTKIAFGEVFPILFPGGTGSISLTDPDSPLTTGIEVAVRPVGKKIERLSLLSGGERSLAAVALLTAIFKARPSPFYILDEVEAALDDANLGRLLGVLEQLRESSQLIVITHQKRTMEIADALYGVSMRQDGVSAVVGQRLAERAAS; from the coding sequence ATGCACCTGAAGAGCGTGACGCTCAAAGGGTTCAAGTCGTTCGCCCAGCCGACGACGTTCGCCCTCGAACCCGGCGTGACGTGCATCGTCGGACCGAACGGCTCCGGTAAATCGAACGTCGTCGACGCCCTCGCCTGGGTGATGGGTGAGCAGGGCGCCAAGACCCTCCGCGGCGGCAAGATGGAGGACGTCATCTTCGCCGGCACCGCGACCCGCGGGCCGCTCGGCCGGGCCGAGGTGCAGCTCACGATCGACAACAGCGACGGCGCCCTGCCGATCGAGTACACCGAAGTCACGATCAGTCGGACGCTGTTCCGCAACGGTGCGAGCGAGTACGCGATCAACGGGGAGGTCTGTCGCCTGCTCGATGTGCAGGAGCTCCTGAGCGACTCGGGACTCGGACGCGAGATGCACGTGATCGTCGGGCAGGGGCGTCTCGACAGCGTTCTCCAGGCGTCGCCGGAGGATCGGCGCGGTTTCATCGAGGAAGCGGCCGGAATCCTCAAGCATCGCCGGCGCAAGGAGAAGACCCTCCGCAAGCTCGACGCGATGGAGGCGAACCTCACGCGTCTGAGCGACCTCGCCGGAGAGCTCCGTCGGCAGCTGAAACCGCTCGGGCGACAGGCCGAGATCGCTCGCGAGGCGGCCACGATCGCCGCGGTGGTCCGCGATGCGAAGGCTCGGCTGTTCGCCGACGAGATCGTCGGACTTCGCACAGAGCTCGCATCCCACGCGCAGAGCGAGCAGGAGCGGCTCTCGGAGCGTCTCGTGCTGCAGGACCAGCTCGAGAGCGCACGCGCCCGCATCGAGCTGCTCGAGGCGGAACAGCGGTCCGAGGCCGTAGACCAGGCGCGCCGTGTCACCTTCGGCTTGGAGCGCGTGCAGGAACGGGTGCGCGGGCTGTACGCCCTCGCCGGACAGCGGCTGGCGCTCCTCGGCGAGGCGGAGGACGACGAGCGCATCGAACTGACCACGGTGTCGCAGGCCATGATCGACGAGGCCCGCACCGAGATCCAGGAGATCGGCGACGGACTCGGCGGGGCGCAGGATGCCGCGGCCGAAGCGTCGCGCGACGTGATGCGCGCGCGCGCCGAGCTCGATGCGCTCGACACCGACATCGCCGCGCAGAGCGCCCTCGTGTCCGAGCACGACATGCGGCTCACCGCCCTGCGCGGGTCCGCGGAGGCCGCGGCATCCGCCCTCGCCGCCGTGCGCGCAGCGGTCGACCGGCAGCAGCGCGCTCTCGATGCCGCGATGGCGCGCCGTGCCGAGGCCGAGGAGACGCTCGCGGGCGTGGACCCCGACCTCGTGCCCGAGGGATCGGCGGCCGAATACGCCACCGCGTACGAACGCGCACAGCGCGACGCCACCGACGCGGAAACGCAGGTCGGCGCGCTGCGGGAGCGTCTGCACGCCGCGGAGCGGGAGGTCGAGGCGCTGACGGCGCAGACGTCCGCGCTCGGCCGCGCACTGGACGGCAAGAACGCGGCGGCGGAGATCGTCGCCCGGGGCGCCGCCGGCGTGCGCGGACTGCTGGGGGACTCCGTCAAGATCACCGCGGGGTACGAGGCGGCGATCGCCGCGGCGCTCGGTCCGCTCGTCGAGGGCGTGCTCGTCGGCAGCCGCGACGACGCCGCGGCGACGGCACGGCTGGTGAGCGACGGCGATCTCGGCACGATCGACATCGCGATCGCCGATACCGGAACCGCGCGGCCTGCGTTTCCGGCCATCGCGGGCGTCGTACCTGCGCGCGAGGTCGTCTCGGCGCCCGAAGGAGTGCTCGGCATCCTGGCCTTCGTGGTCATCGCCGACGACCTCGACGCCGCCCTGGCGGCGGGACCCGCGATCGCGGCGGCCGCCGTCGGCGGACCGGTGACCGTCGTCACACGATCGGGTGAGGTCGTGACCGAGTACACCATCCGTGCCGGGTCGGGACAGGGCCGCTCCCGTCTCGAGCTGGCGGCTGAGCGGGATGCCGCCGCCGACCGGCGCGACGAGATCACGGTGGTCGCCGACTCGCTCCGCGCCGCACTCGCCGACGCGACCGGTGCTCTCGACTCCGCGCGACAGCGGACGAAGTCCGCTCTCACCACGCTCCGCGAGCACGATGCCGCACTCGCCGCGCATACCGAGCAGGTGAACCGCGCGACCGTCCGCCATGAGGCGGCCGTGGCCGAGTGCGACCGGCTCGCCGCCGGCCTGGCGCAGGCGGAGGCTGCCGTCGCGGAGGCCGAATCGTCGGCGCGATCCGCCGATGATCAGCTCACCGCCGCACTGGAGGCTCCGCGACCCATCCTCGACGCGTCCGCCCGCGAGGGCATGCTGGCAGCGCTCGAAGGTGCGCGCGACGCCGAGATGCGTGCCCGTCTGGATGTCGAGACGCTCAAGGAGCGCATCCGCGCCGGGGAGGCGCGCGTGATCGCGCTGGAGCGACAGCGCGAGCGCGAGCGCGAAGCGGCGGCGGAGGCCGCGAGACGGGCGGTCGTGCGTCGCACGCAGCGCGAGATCGCGGCAGGGGTGGCCGCGCAGCTGCCAGCCGTGCTGGACTCGGTCGAACGCTCGCTCGCGCAGGCGCGCCTCGAGCTCGCGCACGCGGAGTCGGAGCGCAGTGCGCTGACGACCGAGCTCGCCGAACTCCGGCGTCAGGAGGCCGCGGCGCGGGAGCGACTCGCGGGGCTCACCGAGAGCGTCCACAGTCTCGAGCTCCAGATCCATGAGAAGCGTCTGCACGTGAGCGGGATCCTCGAGCGTGTGCTGTCCGAACTCGGACTCGAGGAAGACATTCTCGTATCGGAATATGGTCCGGATCAACCGGTTCCCGTCGATCTCATACCGTCGGACTCGCTGGCCGACGCCGACGACGCCGACGACGCCGATGAAGCCGACAACGGCGAGGGTGCCGCATCCGTCCCCTTCGATCGTGCGCAGCAGCGTCGACGCCTGCAGGAGGCCGAGCGAAAGCTCACGCAGCTGGGCCGCGTGAACCCGCTCGCCCTCGAAGAGTTCGCCGCGCTGGAGCAGCGTCACAAGTTCCTCACCGAGCAGCTCGGCGATCTGACACAGACGCGCAAGGACCTCATCACGATCATCGAGGAGCTCGACGAGCGGATGCAGACGATCTTCCTCGCGGCGTTCGAGGACACGAAGATCGCGTTCGGCGAGGTGTTCCCGATCCTCTTCCCCGGCGGCACGGGGAGCATCTCGCTGACGGACCCCGATTCGCCGCTCACCACGGGCATCGAGGTCGCGGTCCGCCCCGTCGGAAAGAAGATCGAGCGGCTCTCGCTGCTCTCGGGCGGAGAGCGGTCTCTCGCGGCCGTGGCGCTGCTGACCGCGATCTTCAAGGCGCGCCCGAGCCCGTTCTACATCCTCGACGAGGTCGAGGCCGCGCTCGACGACGCCAACCTCGGTCGCCTGCTCGGCGTGCTCGAGCAGCTGCGCGAGTCGAGCCAGCTGATCGTGATCACGCATCAGAAGCGCACGATGGAGATCGCCGACGCACTGTACGGCGTCTCGATGCGCCAGGACGGCGTCTCCGCCGTCGTCGGTCAGCGTCTCGCTGAGCGCGCCGCCTCATAG
- a CDS encoding GNAT family N-acetyltransferase — MNTLTDIEFRPLTVPASIDAPDAADFVEMVRVRNLIYRQISGHDDHRIAADELLPHFAPNQYERREMWLIVEDGAVIGRAACDLPLENDSKVAFWLIELLQETWGRGIGSAAYELIERTARDNGRTVLQSWAEHPAAPGPRLSPPTGFGDIPEDHAARFYLRHGFSLEQVERNSAFDLTAPFDTVERLLAEAEAASTDYRVVQWFAPTPPEYADGYAWMKSRMATDAPAAALEFDEETWDAARIAEHDAKYAGRTMQVTAAQHIATGELCAFNELVVGKDRSEASHQEDTLVLKEHRGHKLGTLVKCAGLLAWRDVAPDSPRVITYNAEENRPMLDINEAIGFEPIAYEGAWKKVLS, encoded by the coding sequence ATGAACACCCTCACGGACATCGAGTTCCGCCCGCTCACAGTGCCCGCGTCGATCGACGCGCCCGACGCCGCCGACTTCGTCGAGATGGTGCGCGTGCGCAACCTGATCTACCGCCAGATCTCCGGCCACGACGACCACCGCATCGCCGCGGACGAACTGCTCCCCCATTTCGCGCCGAATCAGTACGAGCGCCGCGAGATGTGGCTCATCGTCGAAGACGGAGCCGTGATCGGCAGGGCAGCCTGCGATCTGCCGCTCGAGAACGACTCGAAGGTCGCGTTCTGGCTGATCGAGCTGCTCCAGGAGACCTGGGGCCGCGGCATCGGTTCCGCCGCGTACGAGCTCATCGAGCGCACTGCGCGCGACAACGGCCGCACCGTGCTGCAGTCCTGGGCCGAGCACCCGGCGGCGCCGGGTCCCCGGCTATCTCCCCCGACGGGCTTCGGGGACATCCCCGAGGACCACGCCGCGCGGTTCTACCTCCGCCACGGGTTCAGCCTCGAGCAGGTCGAGCGCAACAGCGCCTTCGATCTGACCGCGCCGTTCGACACGGTCGAGCGTCTGCTGGCTGAAGCCGAGGCGGCCTCGACCGACTACCGGGTCGTGCAGTGGTTCGCCCCGACTCCGCCGGAGTACGCCGACGGCTACGCCTGGATGAAGTCGCGCATGGCGACCGACGCTCCGGCCGCCGCCCTCGAGTTCGACGAGGAGACGTGGGATGCCGCGCGCATCGCCGAGCACGACGCGAAGTACGCCGGCCGCACGATGCAGGTGACCGCGGCGCAGCACATCGCGACCGGTGAGCTGTGCGCGTTCAACGAGCTCGTCGTCGGCAAGGATCGCAGCGAGGCCAGTCATCAGGAGGACACGCTGGTGCTCAAGGAGCACCGAGGGCACAAGCTCGGCACCCTGGTGAAGTGCGCCGGGCTCCTCGCCTGGCGCGATGTCGCTCCCGACTCACCTCGCGTCATCACGTACAACGCCGAGGAGAACCGTCCGATGCTGGACATCAATGAGGCGATCGGGTTCGAGCCGATCGCGTACGAAGGCGCATGGAAGAAGGTGCTGTCATGA
- the mutM gene encoding bifunctional DNA-formamidopyrimidine glycosylase/DNA-(apurinic or apyrimidinic site) lyase, protein MPELPEVEVVRSGLAPAVSGATVLGVTVLDERALTRHPEGGAHFEAALTGRVIRSAARRGKFLWLPLEGASPLEPTEAIVGHLGMSGQLLLRAPGAAPERHERVRIDLSHPRHGEVAIVFADQRTFGSLAIDDLVPTVDGAPGGFGSAEASVPRQVAHIARDPLDPAFSDAAFRRTLATKASGVKRVLLDQTVVSGVGNIYADESLWAARIHPETPARDLSTRAVNRLLAEVRHVLEKALAEGGTSFDAQYVNVNGQAGYFAHSLNAYGRTGEPCPRCGRPIVRVSFTNRSSHFCPHCQRMPRPAR, encoded by the coding sequence GTGCCTGAGCTCCCCGAGGTCGAGGTCGTGAGATCCGGCCTCGCGCCGGCCGTGTCGGGCGCGACCGTCCTCGGTGTCACGGTGCTCGACGAGCGCGCGCTGACGCGGCATCCCGAGGGCGGAGCCCACTTCGAGGCGGCGCTCACGGGCCGCGTGATCCGCTCTGCGGCTCGCCGGGGCAAGTTCCTCTGGCTTCCCCTCGAGGGCGCGTCCCCGCTCGAGCCGACAGAGGCCATCGTCGGACACCTGGGCATGAGCGGACAGCTGCTGCTGCGCGCTCCGGGCGCGGCGCCCGAGCGCCACGAGCGCGTTCGCATCGACCTGTCCCACCCTCGTCACGGTGAGGTGGCGATCGTGTTCGCCGACCAGCGGACGTTCGGATCGCTGGCGATCGACGACCTCGTGCCCACGGTCGACGGTGCGCCCGGCGGATTCGGCAGTGCCGAGGCATCCGTCCCCCGTCAGGTGGCGCACATCGCCCGCGACCCCCTCGACCCGGCATTCTCCGACGCGGCATTCCGGCGAACGCTCGCGACGAAGGCGTCGGGGGTCAAGCGCGTGCTCCTCGACCAGACCGTCGTGAGCGGCGTCGGCAACATCTACGCCGATGAGTCGCTGTGGGCGGCGCGCATCCATCCGGAGACCCCCGCGCGCGACCTGTCCACGCGAGCGGTGAACCGGCTCCTCGCCGAGGTGCGCCATGTCCTCGAGAAGGCCCTCGCCGAGGGGGGAACGAGCTTCGATGCGCAATACGTCAACGTCAACGGCCAGGCCGGCTACTTCGCGCACTCGCTCAACGCGTACGGCCGCACCGGCGAGCCGTGCCCGCGATGCGGCCGGCCGATCGTGCGGGTCTCGTTCACGAACCGGTCCAGCCACTTCTGCCCGCATTGCCAGCGGATGCCGCGCCCCGCGCGCTGA
- a CDS encoding YceD family protein gives MRELDLEIPAPEKWGEGLVSIEAGSPVALDVRVESVHEGILVSGTADAEYVGVCGRCLTDIAEGVEVEFQELFAYPGEEATDFEVQDDHVDLETLVRDAIVLSLPFQPVCQPDCPGLDPATGERMTTNTGAEQREPLDPRWAALQGYTTDHDDEAPRPDVENTEES, from the coding sequence ATGCGGGAGCTCGACCTCGAGATTCCCGCTCCCGAGAAGTGGGGCGAGGGTCTCGTGTCGATCGAGGCCGGGTCGCCCGTCGCCCTCGACGTCCGTGTCGAGTCGGTGCACGAGGGGATTCTCGTGTCGGGGACAGCCGATGCGGAGTACGTCGGTGTGTGCGGTCGATGCCTCACCGACATCGCCGAGGGGGTCGAAGTCGAGTTTCAGGAGCTTTTCGCGTATCCTGGAGAGGAAGCAACTGACTTCGAGGTTCAAGACGACCACGTGGATCTTGAAACTCTGGTCAGGGATGCGATCGTCCTGTCGCTTCCGTTTCAGCCGGTGTGTCAGCCGGATTGCCCCGGCCTCGATCCGGCTACGGGTGAGCGAATGACCACGAACACCGGCGCAGAGCAGCGCGAGCCCCTCGATCCTCGCTGGGCCGCGCTCCAGGGATACACCACAGACCACGACGACGAAGCACCGCGCCCAGACGTCGAGAACACAGAAGAGAGCTAG
- the rpmF gene encoding 50S ribosomal protein L32, whose protein sequence is MAGNPPKRKVSRSNTRSRRAQWKAEAPTLVKTIENGKVVYSRPHQAKVVTDSQGTELFLEYKGRKVADV, encoded by the coding sequence ATGGCAGGCAACCCCCCGAAGCGGAAGGTCTCGCGCTCCAACACGCGCTCGCGTCGCGCGCAGTGGAAGGCCGAGGCCCCCACGCTGGTCAAGACCATCGAGAACGGCAAGGTCGTCTACAGCCGTCCCCACCAGGCGAAGGTCGTCACCGACTCGCAGGGCACGGAGCTGTTCCTCGAATACAAGGGCCGCAAGGTCGCCGACGTCTGA